The region AATATGGAATGGTATATAGTGCAGACTCAGACAGGGCAGGAGTATAAGGTGAAACAGATACTCGAGAGCTCTATTGAACAGGCAGGTATTAGAGATAAGATAGCAGAGGTCTTTGTCCCGACAGAGAAAGTCACTGAAATAAAGAGCGGGAAGAAGAAAACATCTGAAAGAAAGTTTTATCCCGGCTATCTTTTGGTTCACATGGAGATGGTAGATGAAGCTTGGCTCTTAATAAAAAGTACGCCTGGAGTTATACGGTTTTTAAGTTCTGGAGATAGAGCTGTTCCTTTAAG is a window of Candidatus Kaelpia aquatica DNA encoding:
- the nusG gene encoding transcription termination/antitermination protein NusG, which codes for MEWYIVQTQTGQEYKVKQILESSIEQAGIRDKIAEVFVPTEKVTEIKSGKKKTSERKFYPGYLLVHMEMVDEAWLLIKSTPGVIRFLSSGDRAVPLSEDDVSKIRQQSDERIEQPRPKVVFELGESIRVNEGPFTNFNGKIEEVNVEKGKVKALLTIFGRQTPVELEFWQVERM